The following coding sequences are from one Spirochaetota bacterium window:
- a CDS encoding helix-turn-helix transcriptional regulator, giving the protein MISFIKIIYWFLCYTITFTTVLVSAFKTLITIENKDIESAHFLMIFSFFLLMFGSTIYSLLNIENKILETIFNIFSMAGVCLGIFAIPNFALILSEDKSKFKNFLKFILFISLLLFLLIIFFYIIDKFNSLIFISVYFIYFFIIAFTCLRGLLIFRIRFLKYKHKNESNNLTENNISSKNNFTGLNFWEIYIKKIAKLSLIFLPLFFFDLFSGFNIFPFNFISKIGIRFFPIFFVLWSIIYILEIIKLNKISSFNKPFNKYSLNNYSMKIDELNNKNEKLLSKLKSFNLTEREKEILILLIKGKSYKEISNELSISIATVKTHITNIYKKTDSKHKVDLINKILSQP; this is encoded by the coding sequence ATGATTTCTTTTATTAAAATAATTTATTGGTTTTTATGTTATACTATTACTTTTACAACAGTTTTAGTTTCTGCTTTTAAAACTTTGATTACAATTGAAAATAAAGATATTGAAAGTGCCCATTTTCTAATGATATTTTCATTTTTTTTATTAATGTTTGGTTCTACTATTTATTCTTTATTGAATATTGAAAACAAAATTTTAGAAACAATTTTTAATATTTTTTCTATGGCTGGGGTATGTCTTGGTATCTTTGCTATACCAAATTTTGCTTTAATTCTTTCAGAAGATAAAAGTAAATTTAAAAATTTTTTAAAATTTATCTTATTTATTTCTTTGTTGTTATTTTTATTAATAATATTTTTTTATATAATAGATAAGTTTAATTCTTTAATTTTTATTTCTGTATACTTTATTTATTTTTTTATAATTGCCTTTACTTGTTTAAGAGGTTTACTTATATTTAGAATAAGATTTTTAAAATATAAACACAAGAATGAAAGTAATAATTTAACAGAAAACAATATTTCTTCTAAAAATAATTTTACAGGTCTTAATTTTTGGGAAATATATATTAAAAAAATTGCAAAGCTTTCTTTGATATTTTTGCCTTTATTCTTTTTTGATCTTTTTTCAGGATTTAATATTTTTCCATTTAATTTTATTTCTAAGATTGGTATTAGATTTTTTCCCATATTTTTTGTATTGTGGTCAATAATATATATTTTAGAAATAATTAAGTTAAACAAAATATCTAGTTTTAACAAACCATTTAATAAATACTCTTTGAATAATTATTCTATGAAAATTGATGAGCTAAATAATAAAAATGAAAAGCTTTTATCAAAATTAAAAAGTTTTAATCTTACTGAAAGGGAAAAAGAGATATTAATTCTTTTAATTAAAGGTAAAAGCTATAAAGAGATTTCAAATGAACTTTCTATATCAATAGCAACTGTAAAAACTCATATTACTAATATCTATAAAAAAACAGATTCTAAACATAAAGTTGATTTAATTAATAAAATTTTGTCTCAACCTTAA
- a CDS encoding bifunctional enoyl-CoA hydratase/phosphate acetyltransferase, whose protein sequence is MVFKDLFEKIKSTNLKTIAIAGCEKDEVIIAAKEAIDSKIAKFVLVGDKEKGSKVIKDLGYDLSDFEIIDEKDDSLKAQKVCEFFRDNKVDLIMKGTVPTGTLLKKVLDKEFGLRVEPGFLSHIACIEWENRLLGITDGGLNILPTIEEKISIIKNAINFYNKIGIQNPKIALVSAVEIPSSKMQSTIDAAIIAKMAERGDIKGGLIDGPFGFDNAISKKAAEMKGIKSPIAGEADIIVAPNIEAANMCAKGIIYATGFKNGGVIVGSKAPIILLSRADDAQTKLNSIALALAAL, encoded by the coding sequence ATGGTTTTTAAAGATCTATTTGAGAAAATAAAATCAACTAACTTAAAAACTATTGCAATTGCAGGATGTGAAAAAGATGAAGTAATAATTGCTGCAAAAGAAGCTATTGATAGTAAAATTGCAAAGTTTGTTTTAGTAGGAGATAAGGAAAAAGGATCAAAGGTTATAAAAGATTTAGGTTATGATTTATCAGATTTTGAAATAATTGATGAAAAAGATGATTCTTTAAAAGCTCAAAAAGTTTGTGAATTTTTTAGAGACAATAAAGTTGATCTTATAATGAAAGGCACAGTTCCTACAGGTACTTTACTTAAAAAGGTTCTTGATAAGGAGTTTGGTTTGAGAGTTGAACCTGGTTTTCTTTCTCATATAGCTTGTATAGAGTGGGAAAACAGGTTACTTGGTATTACTGATGGTGGTTTAAACATTTTGCCAACAATAGAAGAAAAAATCTCTATTATTAAAAATGCTATAAATTTTTATAATAAAATTGGTATTCAAAATCCTAAAATAGCTCTTGTTTCTGCTGTTGAGATCCCATCTTCCAAAATGCAATCTACAATTGATGCAGCAATAATAGCAAAAATGGCTGAGAGAGGGGATATTAAAGGTGGTTTAATAGATGGGCCTTTTGGCTTTGATAATGCAATATCGAAAAAGGCAGCAGAAATGAAAGGGATAAAATCTCCGATTGCTGGTGAAGCTGATATTATAGTTGCACCAAATATAGAAGCAGCAAATATGTGTGCAAAAGGTATAATTTATGCAACTGGATTTAAAAATGGTGGTGTTATTGTTGGATCAAAAGCACCAATTATTTTACTTTCTAGAGCTGATGATGCTCAAACTAAATTAAATTCAATAGCTTTAGCTTTAGCTGCTTTATAA